The Candidatus Saccharibacteria bacterium RAAC3_TM7_1 nucleotide sequence AGCCATCTTGGCAATCGCCGGCTGGACGGGTATGGGAATTGCCCAGTGTAGTCTGGGAGCCTGCCGTTGGTTTGATTTAGGACCGCTCGGTAGTGTTCAGCCAGCCGAATTCTTAAAGTTCAGCCTGCTTATCTTTTGCGCTGGCTTTATTGCTCGGCGGTCGAAGCAGGGAATGGTGAATGATCTCTATAAAACACTACTGCCACTCGGCGCGATCCTGACGATCGTGGCCATTTTTGTAATCGGCATTCAGAAGGACATGGGTACGGGTATCGCGATCATGGCGATCGTGGCCGTCATCATGGTTGCTGCCGGCATAAGTGTACGCGTCGGAGGGGCTCTTTTGGTCGGCGCGCTTGTTTTTAGCATTTTGATGATCGTTATTGCGCCGCACCGTATGGAGCGTATAGCGGCGTTTATACAGGGAGATAACGCCTCGGTCAGTGATCCGTCTGTGTATCATATTATTCACGCTAAGATTGCGATCGGCAGCGGAGGCTTGACTGGTGTCGGTATCGGTAATAGCGTCCAAGCGACGGGTTACTTGCCAGAAGCGATCAACGACTCGGTGTTTGCGATCATGGGTGAGACCTTCGGTTTTGTGGGGTTAGTCCTGGTCCTAATACTGTTTACTGCATTACTATTCAGACTGCTTCGTGTCGCTGACCGACTACCGGGTGAAGCCGAGCGGCTACTTGTCGTCGGGGTATTCGGCTGGCTAGCGGCACACGTTATCCTTAATGTTGCAGCCATGACAGGAATATTCCCACTAACGGGGATTACCTTGCCGCTCCTGAGTTTTGGCGGCACTAGCATGGTCTTTATGGCTGGTGCTCTAGGGTTAGCATTCCAATTATCTGCGTATACGTTACATGGTAGTACTAATGAAGGAGGAGACTATGAAAATTCTCGTCGTCGGCGGGGGCTCGGGCGGACACGTCACGCCAGTCGCAGCGGTCGTTTCTGAGATAAAGCGGCAAGAACCAAGCGCTTCGATACGTTTTTGGTGTGACCGAGCATTTTTTGAACAGGCGCGAGCGATGATGCACGCGGTTGATCCGCAAATTCCAACGGAGGTGATTGTGGCAGGAAAGCTTCGCCGTTATCAAAAGCTAGCTTTGTGGCGGCAGCTCTTGCAGATTCGAACAATTGTTTTACCGAATATTATCGACAGCTTTAAACTCGTGATCGGGCTTTGTCAGAGCATCTACAAGTTGCTTCGATGGCGGCCGGATGTAATCTTTGCCAAGGGCGGGTTCGTCTGTTTACCGGTCGGGATAGCGGCTCGTATTCTGGGAGTGCCGTTGGTGATTCATGATTCTGACGCTCATCCGGGTCTTACGAACCGTGTGCTCGCACGTTTTGCGGCTCGGATTGCCACCGGTGCACCGCTCGAATACTATAATTATCCTTCCGAGCGCAGCACCTACATAGGTATACCGATTGCTATGAATCTGAGACCACCCTCGAGCAAGGAGCAACTGAAATTAAAGAAAGAACTTGGTTTTGACGATGAAAAGCCACTGATCGTTATTACGGGTGGCGGACTGGGCGCCCGAACATTAAACCAAGCCACCATAGCAGTGCTTACCGAGCTCCTTGCTTTTTGTAATGTTAGTTTGATTACCGGTAAAGCAAACTATGATCAGTTGCGGCAACAAGTTAAGCCGCATGATCGCCGCCATTTCCAGATGCATGCTTTTGTCAGCAAAGATTTTACGAGCTTGCTCAGTGCCGCTGATATCGTAGTGACGAGGGCAGGGGCAACCACTCTGCTGGAACTAGCAGCGCTTGCCAAGCCGGTGATTATTGTGCCGAATGAGTACTTAACGGGTGGTCACCAGAGCAAAAACGCAGCTGTTTATGAGAAAGCTGGTGCAGCGGTTATCGTCGGGGAGGAGCGCTTGTCGGCTCAGCCACTGGCACTTGTTGATGCGATCAACGCGTTGGTGCTTAATCCCAAAGAGCTACAGGCGATGGCAGAGGCTATTCATGAGTTTGCTCGACCGCAAGCTGCCCGCGACATGGCAGACATTATCCTATCGGTAGGAAAGTCGTCTTAGGCTTGCTACAATAGGTGAAGCATGAGCGTTAAATTCTCTTTTCGTAACAAGACGGCTACTGGAGCGCCGCCGCGTCGACGTAGTACGCCTACACAATCAACAGCACCCTCGCGAGCGACATTTCAGCGTAACCGTACGTTGACTGGCAGTTCTTCGTCACAAGTGGCGAGTAGCGGTGAGCTGTCAGCCACACTCAAGTCGCCCCGCGCTCACGCGCACCATCTTACCTCGCTTCGTCGGCGGATAGTAGTGTATTTTATCATCACTCTGTCTGTTGCGACTGTGCTTTATATCCTAGTGAGTCAATTGACGGCCAGCCTGGTCATACGCGTGAGCGGTGTCGACCTACTCTCGACAGACGACGTTACTCGCTATAGCCGGGCGATTGATGACTATTTTGCTGCTCGGCCAGCCGAACGACTACGTTTTCTAACAAACCATGAAACGCTACTCTCGCATATACAGGCCTTGGATGCCGAGGTTGGCTCGATTCAGATTGAGCCTGGTGAAAATCTTGGCGAAGCTTTGATCACTGTGACGCCACGTATGCCGATTGCTCGTTGGAGTATTAACGGTAGTAACCAATTTGTCGACAGGAACGGAATTGTCTTTACGCGTAATTACTATCCGGTTCCTGAGCTTCGGATTGCCGATAATAGCGGCCTAAGTGCTGATACCTCGCAGAACGTAACGAGCCAGCGTTTCCTCGGTTTCGTTGGCTTGGTGATTGGGCTGGCTAAGGACAATGGCATTGTCGTTGACCGTGTCACCATTCCGCCTTTGACTGCCAAACAACTCAACGTGAAGGTGAGGGGAGTACGCCCCTATTTTAAGCTATCGGTTGACCGGCCAGCGGGAGAGCAGGTAGAGGATATGAGTCGGATCGTGGCCTTCCTCAAACGTAAGGGTATCGCCCCGACCTACGTCGATGTTCGTATTGAAGGCAAGGCATTTTACCGCTGATACCCCCGCCTCATCGGGCACTAGTTCTAGTTTTGTTCTAAAGATTAGATATGTTGAAAAAACTATATTAAAATATTGAAATGACGAAAAAGCAAATAGGGAGGAGTAGGGGAACACAAAAATAAAAAAACGCAAATTGCTGGATGAATTATACAAATCCGTGTGTGGATAACTATGTGACGTCTACAACGCCAGCTTGGTGAAGACCCGGAGAGAGCTACTAAGCTTGAAGCGTGCTAGAACTACTGACATACCAGGGGCGCACATATAAATAAGAAGTAAACTAGCACTAACAGGCCGTATATGCCAGAAACTCCCCTAGTCGGGAGGTATAGTGAATCAACTTTGTCTAATATACTTAATGTCGTAAAAGATATATTGGACGACGTTAAGTCTATAGAACAAATATGATTACCTATTCACGTCTGCGCCGCACATTTTTGCTTTGTCACCCATGTACATCTTGTATTTCTCTCCCCCCGCTTTGCATATATTATACTTTTCCTCCGCTCGTTTACTTTTTTATCTGTCGTGACACGTTTTCACAAACATGTCTACGCTACATGACTCAAGCATGCTTAGCTCATTCATCGAGGCTGTATATCAAGTTCTAGTTTTGTTCTACACTGTTCATTCCCTTAAACCCGTTGGGCAATACTAGCGGCGTAAGCGAAGAGGTGTAAGTAATAAACTGCGAAAGACACATAACCGTGAGATGGGGGTATAATCCGAGTGACGCAATTGGTAGAATGGCCTTTTCTACTTGATCTTGTGTGTAGTCGTTGCCGGCAACAACGAATATGGTGGGGATACTCGAGTGAATGCCGTATTTACTTATCTTATGTCTTATATTTGGTGCAAGGTAATCAAGACGATGAGACGAGAAGACATCTACACCGAAGAATGTGTCGGAGGCATATACAAAGAAGTCATAACGGTTCTTGGTATCAATTCCATACCTCTTTTGAGTATGTACATAGGGTTCACCGAAATGCCGAACTAAGAGAATTTCGAGTTCTTGTTCCGCGTGGAGTCCATCTGCGAATGCCAGTGCGGCAATTTTGCTTCGCTCGTTCCCTTTTGTGTAATCAATTAAACCGTACCCTAGTTTATTGCGCAGGGTTGCCATTCCGCCATAAATTCTCTGAATCTGACGAGCAGATGGAAGATAGGGGGTTTGATCAAAATCTTTTGCGGTCGGCAGTCTCCCCTGCTTTTGCCTGTAACGTTCGACACCTTCTTTAATAGAATCAAATGACCATTTGAAGTTTGTCATAGTGCATTTATCATAACACATCACAGAAAACACCCCTTGCGGGGTGCCTTCGGGACGGTGAGGTGAACCTAGGCGCTCATTGAGAGTAGCGTCCAGGAGCCTCCTCTGTTATCACTGCGCAGCTTGAACTGCTTGTGGCCGTCGGTCATGGTCATGATCTGGGCGACCAGACCGCCGCGACGGACGATGCAGCTCAGGCCGGCGTCGATGAAGCGATAGCTGGTGCCTTCGTACTCCATCGTGCGTGGGTATGCGAGGTTGTCCTTGCGAAACCCGAGTGCAGTGATAATTACTGGTTTGTTGATAAAGTGTGTCATTTTTTCACTCCCGAGCTCTGAAATTTTTCCCAGAGGCTAATACTTAAATTTAGATTAGCGAACGGATTTTGGAGTGATCCAGCGGTGGAGAGGAGCTTTGTGACCGCTCAAAGACAAGCTCTTTTTACCACGATGGAGGTGTTAGGACGTCTTTTTCGGACGTCAATCGTTTATAACGCTTGTAAGTAGAAAGGTATCCACCAGTACCTACATAGCTATAACCATTATAGCGCGCGTCAATGAGTAGGTGTCAAGCGTGTAATTTTGGCGGCTCGGCTGACTTATGCTAGCGGAGTGAGACTGTCTTCTCTTCCCCGTCTTTGACGGATAGCGTTGTCTCTGATTTCTCGGAAGCTGTACTGGAAGTGGCAGAGTTTTCCGTAGCGGTAGCGGCTTGACCTTCTGCCTCGGTTTTCTTTTTGTGTGAACGGGTGCGTTTGCGTTTCTTCTTTGGCTCCTCCCCTGCTTCGGATGATGCCAGCACCTCTTTCGGCGCGCTGGCTGATCCGGGCTGTGGCTTCAGGATGGTGCTCGCTGCGGGGCTTTGCATCTCTGGTTTGCCTCGTGGCATGACGAGATTGGCTATCTCTTGTTCTACCTCTGTCCTACTGCGGCTATAGTGGAGGCGCGTATGTTCGACGATACGACCAGTGTTATCGGTTTGCGCCACTGGCAGATTAAGCGTCCGGGCACTAAATGCTGGCGTCTTTTCTCCGTTGATGACCATATTGATAACGAAGTTGCGGTTGTGCATTTGAAGCAGGTCAAGCGCTTCGAAATTCGGTTCAAATTGCTTGGCGAGGATTGGTGCGTCGTCGGCGGAAACACGGAAACAAATCATGGTGCCGACGTTACCAAAGACGGCGTCGCGCACCGTTTCATTCATCTGTGAGATGTACTGGTTGGCGACGGTCAGGTTGAGGCCGTACTTGCGAGCCTCCGACAAGATAGTTGCGA carries:
- a CDS encoding bacterial cell division membrane protein (RAAC3_TM7_1_605), with product MRPRRYQPVGAETNQPAVRKHRPDYQIVLFMGLLMLLGLIVIYAIGPQRAQVLNEAYGADYSAMYFFGKQVISLALAVAVFVAVAKLPFHWLQRHAQNLFVIGLILSAILAIAGWTGMGIAQCSLGACRWFDLGPLGSVQPAEFLKFSLLIFCAGFIARRSKQGMVNDLYKTLLPLGAILTIVAIFVIGIQKDMGTGIAIMAIVAVIMVAAGISVRVGGALLVGALVFSILMIVIAPHRMERIAAFIQGDNASVSDPSVYHIIHAKIAIGSGGLTGVGIGNSVQATGYLPEAINDSVFAIMGETFGFVGLVLVLILFTALLFRLLRVADRLPGEAERLLVVGVFGWLAAHVILNVAAMTGIFPLTGITLPLLSFGGTSMVFMAGALGLAFQLSAYTLHGSTNEGGDYENSRRRRGLGRTRHASRSGRF
- a CDS encoding N-acetylglucosaminyl transferase (RAAC3_TM7_1_606), whose translation is MHAVDPQIPTEVIVAGKLRRYQKLALWRQLLQIRTIVLPNIIDSFKLVIGLCQSIYKLLRWRPDVIFAKGGFVCLPVGIAARILGVPLVIHDSDAHPGLTNRVLARFAARIATGAPLEYYNYPSERSTYIGIPIAMNLRPPSSKEQLKLKKELGFDDEKPLIVITGGGLGARTLNQATIAVLTELLAFCNVSLITGKANYDQLRQQVKPHDRRHFQMHAFVSKDFTSLLSAADIVVTRAGATTLLELAALAKPVIIVPNEYLTGGHQSKNAAVYEKAGAAVIVGEERLSAQPLALVDAINALVLNPKELQAMAEAIHEFARPQAARDMADIILSVGKSS
- a CDS encoding hypothetical protein (RAAC3_TM7_1_607), translating into MSVKFSFRNKTATGAPPRRRSTPTQSTAPSRATFQRNRTLTGSSSSQVASSGELSATLKSPRAHAHHLTSLRRRIVVYFIITLSVATVLYILVSQLTASLVIRVSGVDLLSTDDVTRYSRAIDDYFAARPAERLRFLTNHETLLSHIQALDAEVGSIQIEPGENLGEALITVTPRMPIARWSINGSNQFVDRNGIVFTRNYYPVPELRIADNSGLSADTSQNVTSQRFLGFVGLVIGLAKDNGIVVDRVTIPPLTAKQLNVKVRGVRPYFKLSVDRPAGEQVEDMSRIVAFLKRKGIAPTYVDVRIEGKAFYR
- a CDS encoding hypothetical protein (RAAC3_TM7_1_608), whose protein sequence is MTNFKWSFDSIKEGVERYRQKQGRLPTAKDFDQTPYLPSARQIQRIYGGMATLRNKLGYGLIDYTKGNERSKIAALAFADGLHAEQELEILLVRHFGEPYVHTQKRYGIDTKNRYDFFVYASDTFFGVDVFSSHRLDYLAPNIRHKISKYGIHSSIPTIFVVAGNDYTQDQVEKAILPIASLGLYPHLTVMCLSQFITYTSSLTPLVLPNGFKGMNSVEQN
- a CDS encoding hypothetical protein (RAAC3_TM7_1_609) — encoded protein: MTHFINKPVIITALGFRKDNLAYPRTMEYEGTSYRFIDAGLSCIVRRGGLVAQIMTMTDGHKQFKLRSDNRGGSWTLLSMSA